In Candidatus Nitronauta litoralis, one DNA window encodes the following:
- the mdh gene encoding malate dehydrogenase: MRNKITVVGAGQVGTTVAQLCAYKNLGNVVITDIVEGLPQGKALDLQQSGCLQVFDSIIQGTNDYKDTADSDIVVITAGLPRKPGQDRSDLLKINAAIVKDVTENIMKYSKNPILILVSNPLDAMVYLAKQVSGLPRERVIGMAGVLDSARFRTFVSNELDCSLVDVDAMVLGGHGDSMVPMPRYTTVSGIAITDLMQPDRIEALVDRTRKGGAEIVSLLKKGSAFLAPGASAVKMVEAILQDKRRILPCTAYLDGEYGWSGIYFGVPIELGRDGMNKIIELNLTDDEKKMLDISAQDVKNTIDEVDSFLAS; encoded by the coding sequence ATGCGTAACAAAATTACAGTTGTTGGAGCCGGGCAGGTTGGCACTACTGTCGCTCAATTGTGTGCCTATAAAAATCTGGGCAATGTGGTTATCACGGACATTGTCGAGGGTCTTCCGCAGGGAAAAGCATTGGATCTACAGCAGTCTGGTTGTTTGCAGGTGTTCGACAGTATTATTCAGGGCACCAATGATTATAAGGACACCGCGGATTCCGATATCGTGGTTATCACGGCCGGCCTGCCGCGTAAACCGGGTCAGGATCGCTCCGATCTTTTGAAAATAAACGCAGCGATTGTAAAAGACGTCACCGAAAACATTATGAAGTATTCGAAGAACCCGATTCTCATTCTTGTATCCAATCCTCTGGATGCGATGGTGTATCTCGCCAAGCAGGTTTCCGGCCTGCCGCGTGAACGGGTGATCGGGATGGCAGGCGTGCTCGACTCGGCCCGCTTCCGCACGTTTGTTTCAAATGAACTCGATTGCTCGCTTGTGGATGTCGATGCCATGGTGCTCGGGGGACACGGCGATTCCATGGTGCCCATGCCGCGCTACACCACCGTATCGGGTATTGCCATCACTGACCTGATGCAACCGGACCGTATCGAAGCATTGGTGGATCGCACCCGTAAAGGTGGTGCCGAGATTGTCAGCCTGCTTAAAAAGGGCAGTGCGTTTCTCGCCCCCGGTGCATCAGCGGTCAAGATGGTCGAAGCTATTTTGCAGGACAAGCGCAGGATTCTACCCTGCACCGCTTATCTGGATGGCGAGTACGGCTGGAGCGGGATTTACTTCGGGGTGCCCATTGAGCTGGGCAGGGACGGCATGAACAAGATCATCGAGTTGAATCTGACCGATGATGAAAAGAAGATGCTGGATATCTCGGCCCAGGATGTCAAAAACACCATCGACGAAGTCGATTCGTTTTTGGCCAGTTAG
- a CDS encoding methylated-DNA--[protein]-cysteine S-methyltransferase: MPPSDLSKQSKDYQRIEKAIHILEETAFLQPDLKKLSTQLNLSEYHFQRLFSRWAGVSPKRFLQFLTLEHAKSVLDKSRNLLDATLDSGLSSVSRLHDLFLQCESVTPGEYKSRGEGLTISYGFHPSPFGECLLATTENGICGLTFIQNGDRDNVMEFLSRRWKQASLKKEPRSTGKFMDQIFSKNPDRKTPLYLYVKGTNFQIKVWEALVRIPQGALVSYQDVARYLGRPKSSRAVANAVANNPIQYLVPCHRVIQGMGAFGGYQAGPDRKKALVAWEAAQIQEELA, translated from the coding sequence ATGCCTCCTTCCGACCTTTCAAAACAATCCAAAGACTACCAGCGTATCGAGAAGGCCATTCACATTCTGGAAGAGACCGCCTTCCTTCAACCGGACCTTAAAAAACTTTCCACCCAATTGAACCTCAGTGAATACCACTTTCAACGGTTGTTCAGTCGTTGGGCCGGTGTCAGCCCGAAACGCTTCCTCCAGTTCCTCACCCTCGAACACGCCAAATCCGTTTTGGATAAATCCAGAAACCTGCTCGATGCTACGCTCGATTCCGGCCTGTCCAGTGTCAGCAGACTCCACGACCTGTTCCTGCAATGTGAATCGGTCACACCGGGTGAATATAAGAGTAGAGGGGAGGGACTGACTATCTCTTACGGGTTTCATCCCAGTCCTTTTGGGGAATGCCTGCTGGCTACAACCGAGAATGGTATCTGTGGTCTTACTTTTATCCAGAACGGTGACCGCGACAACGTCATGGAGTTTCTTTCCCGTCGATGGAAACAGGCCAGCTTGAAAAAGGAACCCCGCAGTACGGGAAAGTTTATGGATCAAATCTTCAGCAAAAATCCGGACAGGAAAACCCCTTTATATCTTTACGTAAAAGGCACCAATTTCCAGATCAAAGTGTGGGAAGCGCTGGTCCGGATTCCTCAGGGAGCACTGGTTTCCTATCAGGATGTAGCACGTTATCTGGGCAGGCCCAAATCCTCGCGTGCCGTTGCCAACGCCGTGGCCAACAACCCCATCCAATACCTGGTGCCCTGCCACAGGGTGATCCAGGGCATGGGCGCGTTTGGCGGTTACCAGGCAGGACCCGACCGGAAAAAAGCCCTGGTCGCCTGGGAAGCAGCGCAAATCCAGGAAGAACTCGCCTGA
- a CDS encoding pyridoxamine 5'-phosphate oxidase family protein, translating into MGKQLSELDETLIQFIKNQKMFFVGTAGVDGRVNVSPKGLDSLRILDSRKLVWVNYTGSGNETAAHILESNRMTLMFCAFEGAPNIVRLYGKAQMIYPRDSEWSGLIELFPPVPGSRQIFSMDIDSVATSCGYSVPKMDFVEERDTLEKWAEKKGPDGVEQYWHEHNVKSIDGRPTNIFSEKEPS; encoded by the coding sequence ATGGGCAAACAACTATCGGAGCTTGATGAAACACTCATTCAATTTATAAAAAATCAAAAAATGTTTTTCGTGGGGACCGCCGGAGTTGACGGAAGAGTCAATGTGTCTCCAAAGGGGTTGGATTCCCTGCGTATTCTGGATTCCAGAAAACTGGTGTGGGTGAATTACACCGGAAGCGGCAATGAAACCGCAGCGCATATTCTGGAATCCAATCGCATGACGCTTATGTTTTGTGCCTTTGAAGGCGCACCCAATATTGTGCGCCTGTACGGAAAGGCCCAGATGATTTATCCAAGAGACAGTGAATGGAGTGGTTTAATCGAATTGTTCCCTCCTGTTCCGGGCAGTCGACAAATTTTCAGCATGGATATAGATTCAGTCGCCACGTCCTGTGGTTATTCAGTCCCTAAAATGGATTTTGTTGAAGAGCGGGATACGCTTGAGAAATGGGCGGAGAAAAAAGGTCCTGATGGCGTCGAGCAATACTGGCACGAACATAATGTTAAGAGCATAGATGGCAGGCCGACTAATATTTTTAGCGAAAAAGAGCCTTCCTGA
- a CDS encoding DNA polymerase III subunit alpha produces the protein MIHLNVHSYFSLLRGVPGVEPLVEAAHRLKFDTLALTDTNATYGAVAFQKAAQAAGIRPIFGAEVDDPATGEHAVLLARTLEGFGEVCRVVTERNLKANFSLPQRLQNCNDQVIIMTPHLGIVESVACTRGAANLGIEHPLFGSVTDEIARWEFSRKHGIPLLASNRVHFLEPQDFQTHRLLTAIRLNRHIDAVPHEQMVHPQSWLMSNREMRKRYWGCPQAIRNTLNIAEQCDVTLPIGQLQHPPFSLSGDETHIGRLRSLAETGVKRFYEPVTQRVRERLDYELSIIGKMGFASYFLLVEDIVREAHARGIPTVGRGSAANSLVCRVLSITEVDPIENNLYFERFLHEQREDFPDIDIDFPWNRRDEMIQYVFDKYGEDHVALISTHTHLRGRSTLREVAKAMGAGPKIEDLTSKLPYSASVSNLEAIRDEVPECSNLPLGDEPYKSVIEASQKIEGIPRHISIHCGGLIVSPEPITNLIPLQKTPKGFAVTQYDMYPVEDMGLLKIDLLAQRGLAVEVDAVQAIKDHYGIELDFAVTDPIADEQTRTLVREGRTMGCFYIESPGMQNLLKKLKVDTFEKLTAASSIIRPGVAESGMMQAYVKRNNGKEPVIHLHPKLEEVLAETYGIMIYQEDVIKVAHAIAGMSLGEAEGLRKCMSKKRDWERMETYRNRFLEGARENGIEEDVRNEIWRQIESFAGYSFCKAHSASFALVSYRAAYLKTHYPAEFMAAVLTNEGGFYDACAYTEEARRLDIEILPPHINHSRYEFFAERRDAIRVGLMQVRSLSGNGIDRILEERLCGEFKSLHDFLERIKPDQPEIESLIHCGALEGLGHSRPAMFSDILSWYRKGRNTGGGDQAALDLEETCSTCLTPERSESDNIVADIETLSLSPSSHPLALFGLGENEWPKGVTQAKNLGRHRRKHITMLGMLITYKRTRTGKGELMKFITLEDPTGTFEVTLFPKTYQRFGHLLNSKGPFLVKGQIEEDNGARTVTAMWLGQYNREMTFQKTGLTHH, from the coding sequence ATGATCCATTTAAATGTACACAGTTACTTTTCCCTCCTTCGAGGCGTGCCCGGCGTTGAGCCGCTGGTCGAGGCCGCCCACCGGCTCAAGTTCGATACCCTGGCTTTGACGGACACCAACGCAACCTATGGTGCCGTCGCTTTTCAAAAAGCCGCGCAGGCTGCGGGCATTCGTCCCATCTTCGGTGCAGAGGTGGATGATCCCGCTACCGGTGAACATGCGGTACTCCTTGCCAGAACACTTGAAGGGTTCGGTGAAGTGTGTCGGGTGGTGACCGAACGGAACCTGAAAGCAAATTTCTCTCTCCCCCAACGACTTCAAAACTGCAATGACCAGGTGATCATCATGACCCCGCACCTTGGCATTGTTGAAAGTGTTGCGTGCACCCGGGGAGCAGCCAACCTCGGTATTGAACATCCACTTTTCGGATCGGTGACAGATGAAATAGCGCGCTGGGAATTTTCCCGCAAGCATGGCATCCCCCTCCTCGCATCCAATCGTGTCCATTTTTTAGAGCCACAGGATTTCCAGACGCATCGTCTTCTGACCGCCATACGATTGAACCGGCATATCGACGCGGTTCCCCACGAGCAGATGGTGCATCCGCAGTCCTGGTTGATGTCGAACCGGGAAATGCGAAAGAGGTACTGGGGCTGCCCGCAGGCGATTCGAAACACGCTGAACATTGCGGAGCAATGCGACGTTACCTTACCCATCGGTCAACTTCAGCACCCACCGTTTTCATTGTCTGGGGATGAAACTCATATAGGACGTTTACGGTCGTTGGCGGAGACAGGTGTAAAACGTTTTTACGAACCCGTCACTCAAAGGGTCCGGGAGCGTTTGGACTATGAACTGTCTATCATCGGCAAGATGGGATTCGCCTCCTACTTTCTGCTGGTAGAGGACATCGTTCGCGAGGCTCACGCACGAGGAATTCCGACGGTTGGGCGCGGTTCTGCCGCCAACAGCCTGGTCTGTAGAGTGCTGTCCATCACCGAAGTGGACCCCATCGAAAACAATCTCTATTTCGAACGGTTCCTGCATGAGCAGCGCGAAGATTTCCCTGACATTGATATCGATTTCCCGTGGAATCGCCGGGATGAAATGATCCAGTATGTGTTCGACAAGTATGGGGAGGACCATGTTGCCCTGATCTCAACCCACACGCACCTGCGTGGGCGCTCCACACTCCGTGAAGTTGCCAAGGCCATGGGGGCCGGTCCGAAAATCGAGGATCTGACCTCAAAACTCCCCTATTCAGCCAGTGTTTCGAATCTCGAAGCGATTCGGGATGAAGTCCCGGAATGCAGCAACCTGCCTCTTGGAGACGAGCCCTACAAATCCGTTATCGAAGCTTCGCAAAAAATCGAGGGCATCCCGCGTCATATCTCCATTCATTGTGGCGGATTGATTGTGAGTCCTGAACCGATCACCAACCTGATTCCGTTGCAGAAGACACCGAAAGGTTTTGCTGTGACCCAGTACGACATGTACCCGGTGGAAGATATGGGACTACTCAAGATCGATCTTTTGGCACAACGGGGTCTTGCGGTGGAAGTCGATGCGGTGCAGGCGATCAAGGATCACTACGGTATCGAACTCGATTTTGCCGTCACCGACCCGATAGCCGATGAACAAACCCGCACGCTGGTACGTGAGGGAAGAACGATGGGTTGTTTCTATATAGAAAGCCCGGGGATGCAGAACCTGCTGAAGAAGCTCAAGGTGGATACTTTTGAAAAACTGACCGCTGCCAGTTCCATCATACGTCCCGGAGTTGCTGAAAGCGGCATGATGCAGGCTTATGTAAAACGAAACAACGGGAAAGAACCGGTCATTCACCTGCACCCGAAACTGGAAGAGGTATTGGCAGAGACTTACGGGATCATGATTTATCAGGAGGATGTGATCAAAGTGGCGCATGCCATCGCCGGTATGTCACTTGGCGAAGCTGAGGGATTGAGAAAGTGCATGAGCAAAAAGAGGGACTGGGAGCGGATGGAAACCTACCGAAACCGGTTTCTTGAAGGCGCTCGGGAAAATGGAATTGAAGAAGACGTGCGAAACGAAATCTGGAGACAGATTGAAAGCTTTGCGGGTTACTCATTTTGTAAAGCACACTCCGCCTCTTTCGCACTGGTCTCCTACCGCGCGGCTTACCTGAAAACGCATTATCCTGCCGAGTTCATGGCAGCGGTTCTCACTAATGAAGGCGGATTCTATGATGCCTGCGCTTACACCGAAGAAGCCCGTAGACTCGATATTGAAATTTTACCACCTCATATCAACCACAGTCGGTATGAGTTTTTTGCAGAGCGCCGCGATGCCATCCGCGTGGGTTTAATGCAGGTCCGAAGCCTCAGTGGTAATGGAATTGACCGGATACTCGAGGAACGGTTATGCGGTGAGTTTAAATCGCTACACGACTTTCTTGAACGTATTAAACCGGATCAACCCGAAATCGAGTCTCTCATCCATTGCGGAGCACTGGAAGGACTGGGGCATTCCCGGCCAGCCATGTTCAGCGACATCCTGTCCTGGTATCGCAAAGGCAGAAACACAGGAGGTGGAGACCAGGCTGCACTGGACTTGGAAGAAACCTGTTCGACCTGTTTAACTCCGGAACGTAGTGAATCGGACAATATAGTGGCCGATATTGAGACCTTGTCTCTTTCCCCCTCTTCCCACCCTCTGGCCCTTTTTGGATTGGGAGAAAATGAATGGCCGAAAGGGGTCACTCAGGCAAAGAACCTTGGTCGACACCGCCGCAAGCATATCACCATGCTCGGTATGCTGATCACTTATAAGCGGACCCGCACGGGCAAAGGCGAATTAATGAAGTTCATTACACTTGAAGACCCGACGGGCACTTTTGAAGTGACTTTATTCCCAAAGACCTACCAGCGTTTTGGTCATCTGCTGAATAGTAAAGGCCCCTTTTTGGTCAAGGGACAAATTGAGGAAGACAATGGAGCGCGAACGGTTACCGCTATGTGGCTGGGGCAATACAACCGGGAGATGACCTTTCAGAAAACCGGACTAACCCATCACTGA